aacaatgggattttttttcatgggaacagattaatcattttcctttttatttctaatgggaaaaatttgtttggtgtaagtccaaggatctggaacggattaaggacttataccaaggtaccgcTGTACTCTAGATTTTGCTTCTCTCTATTCATGAAAAAGTCCACAGTGATAAATATACATGTTTGTATTTAATCTGGGTTGTTTTTGCAGATGCACAGTGTCTCTGGAAAAGAAAACGCAGCAATATAAAGCACGGCATCAGTCGATGATTGTTAGgtcattattttaatgcaacatactattaaataaacattttcacagtTAGAGGAATCCGCTGCCACAGGGGTTCTTGTGGCGGTGGCCAAGGTCACATCAGGTTTAAATtggcaaaatttacaaaaaaacaaaacaaaaaaaaacctcttggAAAGCTACGTGTGCTGGTGGTTTACGTCAGTTCCagtttgcaaaaaagaaaacataaaaatcgGCCCAGCTGCCAATTCCATGCTCTGGGATATGGACGGCCGTTTTCGAAATTTTGTGCACTCACTGACAACTGAGAAAGTTCACTAAATCCAAAGATCAAAAATGTGCCGCGCCCATGCAGGCAACAGGGCTACAAGAAGAAGAATTTATGCTCTGGCCTTAAAATATCAGCCTCCATCTATAAATTATTGACTATAAGTTGGCTTTAAGGGCAGCATGCAGCTGTACACATTGACATCTACTCGTTGTCTGTGCAGATGCAAATATCAAAGCATGCCTAAAGCATTTATCATATCGCTTCATTCTCACTTCAGTCTTGTAATACCATCTTGCTGAATGCTGTAAGGGAGGGCAGCGATGATCGTCTTTGCAAGCAATGGGGTCCTTTGTATTCCCCATGAAAGCCAGAGTTCATTTAGGGACATAGCTTTCTCCATGACAAGAGGGCTGTTTCGGAATTGGACTGGAGGTTGGAAAACCCAAAAAGGGGTATGATCTCATCCCTGCTAAGCATGCATCAAGTGTAGCACAGTGATGGAATTTCAAAATAAATCGGGGCAAGGCCACCCAACAACACACCTGCAAGTCTCAGCAAGGGAAATACAATCATCCTCCAAAGGACACCCCACAATACAGCCGGAGGTCTCAGCTGGGGAAAGACAAGCTCCCGGCTAAGTACACCGAAGTAAAGTCAAGCATGCTTAGGGGGTTATAGCCACGGCAGGTCTgatcttttttagtttttgtaaccTACTGTCCAATCTTCTtgccctgaaaaaataaaagcttgtatCCATTAAATACTATGGAACAGCATTCCTATCGTTCCCTTGTGATCACGGCAGCCAGTATACTGCCTTAAGCTATGTTTTTCTGCAAAAGTAACCATAAAAAGGGAACTCTATTCTGCTTTGCTATTATAATTTCTAGAAGAAACAAATGACCActgtctaataaaaatatatttgtgctttaCAGTCTCATCTGTACGATATAGTGATGGTGTCCCATGGCCAACCAGTGTCTGAGAAACGTTAGTATAACGCAAGTATGCGTATAACTTAATGGCACGGATCCACATGGTTGTGTAACAGCACTGTAATTTATAAAAGAAACAGGAAGAGTATGAGGGCCACATAAACTGAAAAGAATCAAAAGTGCAAGTTTTAAACATGGCTGCTGAAGCATACTTTTAGATTAACTATTGATTTACCATTATAGGTGAAATGTTCTGATAGCAGAACCTTGCAGCTCCTGTAATGTCTTGGATTTCGATCTGAGGACTGCTGTGGACTCCAATACTTTTGGAATGGCATTCTTTTGTCCTTGCACCTTCTATTGCTCAACTTTTGAGGTGGGGAAATGCCTTGTCAGGAGTCACGGAGGTCAATTGTAAGAACTCTTGGGAATAAAACCAACTGCGGATCccatggcttttttaacattggaaaaTCTTTAGGGTCTTTAGGGACCCCGGCtatattatccacagctcacaggataTTAGTGAGTCAAGGAGAAAAATCCCCCTTAAAGAGGAcccaaataaaagttttaccttacatatataaaagggttgtctacccttttatgtaaggtaaaaattacctttttggggggggggggggttaaaaccctTTCTCTACGGTGATCAGGACTGACTAGAagagcagagcctcccggaataaatacgtcatgcatcctgggggGTTTTGGGCTGCTCCTTTCTTTCCCCATCTAAGTCTCCCAATTTCCCACTTCCATAGTGTGGGATCGGGTGAAGTacgaaggaggaggaagaaggccaaagaagatggcggcacccttaCACTTCTTCAACACCAGGACGAAGAAGGATACTGTGATGACGCGGGACCCTATCCAGGAAATCTCCGGATGGATCTACAAAGGTAAAAGTGagttttttgttcagtttacttccgcttttaATTGCTGGCCACTGATAAGAATGTCTcctagccaaaaagatcattggtgttacttaaactgacctaagaggcagaaactgctcattgctcaaagaacccctaacaagcTCCAGCGGACCCCTGGCCTAAACAATATGTCTATGGTACACATACAAGTAGAATCTGACCACAACGGATGGTTCAAGAGCCTGTGCCCTAAAGACCTTAACCATTAACATGACTATTTCACGCTACTGCCCttccttgcaacattttatatGGAGTTCTATTTGCACAGCATTTTTTGTggactgtaaaaaataaaattcattagAATAGTTATTCCAAGTCATTATAGTCCCCAGCAGACAGGTATTTTTTATCTAACCCAATGAGGACTGACATGCAGTATCTAACACCAGCCtatatttaacatataatacAAACAAACTGACATTAGGCAGTATTatgaattcataaaaataatcaGAATTATACAGTAAATAGATTTCTATGCAACTTTCAGGCAAAGGCAACAACGCACAGCCGGACGCAACGATCAACCAGCAAACCTGAGAAAATCAGAATTCGATCTGTTTATAGATCACAGAAGATGCCCCTCTCACGGGTTCAGGGTTAACGGAAGGAGCGTGACATTATAGAAATGGCGGGGGGACACAACACAGGAGGACCCATATGCCAGGGACGGAGAGCATGACAACTGTACAGGATTCATGGGACAGGCTtctatacagaaaatattcattCAAACAAGTTCTAAGATATCTGAAGCGTTTTACATGTTAATGATGTTAAGCTACACTACAAGGGCCGGGCCTTGATGAGATGAATGACAATCCAAATCCTTGTAACTCCATGCTGTGAACTGGGTCTGAGATGCAATTTGCTGCAGCgattatatataaaaggaaatttaaagtCTGACCCCAGAgataattttggatagagtgtgaAATGGTTAACATTTCCTTCCACtgggaagatttttttcttccgGTCCCTATGGAGCCCATGCAGGACACAGCAACAGGGTATCTTGGAAGCTTCCCATTCAATTTTCTTTGTTCTTATCTGAAACTgaaagcttgcaatctaatctCTGTGTTGGGACCTATGAATTTTTTACTCCTCCTGTTGGCTCCAACAGACAAACAAAGCAGTAGATGAGTGGTAGGAAGGTCAGAATCAATTATTGTGGGTTCTGTTAACGCATAAAGTAGCAGATGCTTAAAGATTCCTCTTTAGTAGGAAAAGAGGACATTTTAAGGTGCGGAGATCTTTCTGTCGGGGCCTTTACAATGTACAAAAGGGAGATTAAGCCCACGAGCATCCATCTACAGCTCACATATTAGTTCTCAGGGGGTCTGCCTTTTTTAAATCCTGTGACTGATACAGCACGAGCAATAAGGCTATAACATAAGGATTACCAAAGCCAACAATGCAACTTGTTGCTTCTACTAGGACTGATAATCCTGAATCAGCCAATAAAACAACCACCTCCACGGCACAGCACATGACAGAGTCACATTAAGGAGTTCCATAAAAAGCAAAGTCCCTCTCTGTGATGAGATGCAGATAAATGGAACATTCCGAACTATAGGCATTGTAGAAAGATGGAGCAAGGTATCGGCATGGCATTTTGCAGGATATTCTGTAAAAATCTGCTGCATCTACAGCTAAATACTCAATAGTACTTACAGACAGACAGCGCATTTAATGTAACAAAGGAGTCAAACCGAAGTGTACTGTACTGTGACTTAAAGGTTCAGTCCACCCAATCCGTCATGTCAGTTGGGCATAGATGCTGGCGGCTTTTTATGCCAAGCAGGAATATTTCACCCATTCGGCGGCATGCTAGGTAACTTTAAACTGGAGCAAGATTACTTTATAACGGCTATGAAATGTGGAGGGCCTGTGAACCCAGGAGATGTCACCGATCTACAGCAAATGGATGACTAATTTTGTTTTACCTAATGGTTTCACATTGTATTAAATATCTAAGCtcagggaattaaaaaaaaattttgtgtgcATAAACCAGTTTCTTTCAACCATGACTGAGGTATCTTCACATTGAAGGCAGGACGCTGAAGCTTTTCagattcccaaaaaaaaaaaaaaaaaaaaatatcaggtaaAATTCTAATTTGTAGTCCTATTTTAAAGCAGCTTAGGATTTCCTGATGGGAAAGATTGGTCTACCTTCCTTCTTCAAAATCAATCCTGGTCTTCAAAACACCCAATGCCGCTGATCTCTGAGGTAGCCAAGATGGTCTTGAAGATTGAGAGTGCAGACTTGAACTCTGGAAATGGGATGGACAATCTGACAAGCCTTACAGGCTTCCCCAAGTGTAGGCACACTTGGGAAAACGTAAAACTATGATAGAGTTCTTGTTGTGTCATAACCCAATCCTTGCTTATCTGAACTGGACGCGATTTTGACACATTGACCTTCTAGAGCTAAGCAGTCCTAAAAGCAGCATAAATGTCCTCGGCAACATCTTCCAGGTATCCTAGATGATAGCACCACCATAAGACACCGGATAGTAAATGTTTGTCAGTGTGAAATGACGTTTTTCCTTCATTGTATACTTTGACCTAGTCATGTCAGGAGTCTCAATTCACAGCTTCTGAATGGCGATGGACAAAGCGGAGAAGATGAGATTGTAGCTTTGAGATGGATGCTGTAGGGACGGAGAGGAACCTGTGAGATGTCTTTAACCCATTCTTCGGTAGGTATAGATGTAGGCCTTGCAGTTTGGGCAGGTGTGGGTTACATCTTTCAGATCGTTGATCATACAAGGAATCAGACAGCAGCCAAGGTCACatctgaagaagaaaaaataataattaaaaaagttaagaCAGTACAAAGGGGAATTACAAATTGTAATAAAGCCccattttttatagctttttggaTGTTGCTGGGTAAGAATAACCCTTACTATTGGTCCTGACCAATAATGGAACAGAAGATGAGGACCCACCAGTTCCAATGACAGCACTCTGCAAAGACATTTCCTTTTGCTTTGTGTTCCAGGTGAGAGGAAAGCAACTCAATAGGTTATCCTTTAATTTACCCCCCATTCCCCAGCATTAACCCCAAGTCTCATACACCTGTGTCCATGATTCTGTTAGATTCAAGATGTGCAGACCAACTCCTATTATCAAGCTGGCACCACTTGTCCTCTGGGTACAGACAGAACTAAATCTAAAAAGATTTGGTTTACAAAGACTCAAatcatgtttatataaaaatcctgGCCTATATGTTTCTTTCTCCCCCATCCCATCATCCCGAGCACAGAAGGTTGGACAACTTGGTCCTATTCCTTTCTAAATCAAAAGAATAggaaagacagggtttttttttaagcaaatatcaAACGTGTGTATTCAGCATACCTCAGAATGTATGCATTTCAAAtttacaacaaatattgcattcttggtacatataaagtgaaaaaaaatacaaataacactTCCGCAGCCCCTAAGGATAGATTATTGAGAGGCTTGCGTGCTTTTCACTAAACAACTGCATAATTCAATGACAAGAACTTAAAAGTCTCCACCCGACACGTTtcgtggcttcttcaggggatgaacAGAGAGATGTCAAAACCACTGTACAATGACATATAAGAATATATACATGAGTATGGAAAAGTACAAAGAAGGTTTCAACAAATATATCAACATATATTGTGATAAATCTTATAAAAGGGACATtacagaaatttaaaagcagattactgagtaatgtgcttttaaataccacccagggtggtacaatgtaatctgcttttaaatggtttttacagtaaaaaaaacaccacatattttagtgcaccaaacatcattgcccagtatCCTGGTTTACATTTTTCCCACTATTATTcctgaccttttgaaattttttaatttgttttttttgtttataaattacaTGTGTTCTaatatctcattatttttttaaataattatttatattataatataataaataaatataattatcatacccaggagttaatcctaagaattacaggcccacaatataaacaaaaatttcaatgcaaaaaaataggatcactttttgcatcaaaaaactgacagaattagaacgctagggggtttaatagatagaaaaatgtattggtaCAAGTGTAGAATATTACATAATAATCCTGGATATGGTGCCTCATGTATGGATATATTAAAGTTTCACTTACATATAATCCATCCTTAGGGGCTGCAGAAGCGTTATTTGTATCTTATTTCCATTAATTTACTTTATATGTACCAAGAATGCAATATTTGCTGTAAATTTGCAATGCATACGTTCTGAGGTATGCTGAATACACACATTTAATTATTGCCTAAAAAACCCATCTTTCCTATTCTTTTGATTTTGTCTTGCTCTAATTGGGGTTGGCAACTGCATACTCATTTAATTTAGTAGGGCCACATACGCCTCACcttttatcttatatttataCCTTTCTATGCAGAGGCctcctaatgtgaaaatataagcTTCGTCTATGCCCGAACTGAAGACCAAAGTAGGAAAAGACTAGCTGGGAAAGTGTGCAGTGGAGAATCGGACAGAAGTAGACAGGCGAGTATAAGtattttgcaatgtgtttcaCGTGTCCACACACCAAGCGTGTTATTTGGGATATGATTCTTTGACGACAGAATTACTCTGCCACCTTGTGTTAAATCAAGACTACTGCACGTTTTGGAATCCTAAAATCCCACAATAGCAATTAGGCATGCTTATATTGCAAACATTGCCAATAAAAACTGCCGGATCGCCACCCATCTGTTCAATTTTGCAGCTCAGCGTTTGCTGCCAGAGATGCCTGCCAACTCCGGCTTCTCTTGCGCatgccaagaatgaatgaactcccacaagcttgtgcaggagttatgtcaacccggccaatcaagatgccctgTAATGGactggggacaggtgagtatctccTCCACCTGGAAAGGTTTTAGTGATCACAATCATTATAAAACAACTTCCTTACTTTGTTCTTATACTTTAGTCCGTTTTATTATGCCacttactttaaagctgaactccaataaagccatttttttcccaACAGTTTCTTCTAGCTGCCCACCAATATCAACTTTGCATATCTGATATCCAGCATTGCTAGCATCATGTAAATGCCTGGCCATTCATGATACGCAGCCTGCAGCCATGTATTTTGTGAATATCTGAGTATAGATGGGGAGCAGACGAACCAGAACTGGTGTCTATCACACGTGCAATAGTGACATCAGTAAACTAGCTGTGATGTGACCGTTGATTCTTGTGGTAAGGTCaccaagtattattattaaagcggacctaaaatcaacccttttactttacataaaccgGTAGACAaccccttatatataaagtaaaaatataattgatttaaaaaaaatatattttatataatgttataattatAAGGTTAtagaataaatatgttatataatcaTGTGAAAACCTATTTGAGATTTTTAGTAACTGAGTTTTGGTCTACTTTATACATGAAGAGACAGGTATGACCACTCCTTCTAAAACTGCTTGTTGTCTGGCTGTTACATCAGTCCTCTGGTTGCCATATTTGCAGCTTAGGAAAATATGACCAGCTGACAGATTTCCATGCGGATATCTCCGAGGGATAACAAGCAATCACTGGAACTCAAGGGACTGTAAACTGTCTCTACTACAGCAGACCACTATTACTGAGAGATGTGGCCCATTTCACTTACCCTACAAAGCAACAGAAGCAACACAGCAGAAAATTCATGAGCCCAATTTCATGGGTGATCTtagttgtgattggctgctggcagTGCGGGCACACCGTCTGTACTGGAGAACTCTGGAAGATCTCGCCTTGCAGCACGGTCACTGTAGTGGTGGCGGAGGCAGTGCTGGCTCCAGGTGGCATGATGACAGTGGTGGCGTGTGCTCCAGGGGATGGAAATTGTGACGGATACGGTCCAGTTGTAGGTGGGTAGTATCCCATAGGACCGTAGGGTCCAGGGGGAGGGTAAAAACCTGGGTAAGAAACACAAGAATAAACAATAATTATCATATACAGCCGAAAGCTTGGAGTGACCCTTGTCAGGCATAGTAAAGGTAGTTtgtatcagttatttttttaatgtgaatgtaCATAAAGCAATGACAACAATTCCCTGGTCCTGGCAATGACAGATCTCAAAGTTGGCGTGTGTATTAAAGTGCACCCGAGGTCCtggtttttgttattgttattcagTCAGGCAACACgaccatttttttcccctttaataaatatgtgtaatgCTTGGAATTACTGCATTGGGCTAGCAAAACACTGAAAGTCTGCATTGCTATTCTCACACAGAGCGCAGATCTATGAGTTTCTGCAGGTCCAACATGTCCGCCCTGCACAGTGCTCATAAAGAGTAGTGTGGACGGGGGGGACGGGGGGGGGTCTTGCTAAAGACTACCAATGGCCTGGATTTCATAGGAAAGCTTCTAAATGAGTTGACATTGTTCTACTAaatttgaaagtgttttttatattccCTGAAAAATACCTTCGGCCTTGACAGCTGATACCTTTCTGTGCTCGGTTTGTGCTGCACTCATACCAGGTATATGGTTTTCAGTTATCTCTGAGGACTACAGTTCTCCTCTCTCTATgtgaaggaaaggaaaggagagtAGGAGAGGGGTAGTGTAGTCATAACACACTACTTGTTCTAgtgtgacaacgctgctcctttATATGGCaagtgagtgttgtcatcctggtacagggaaaaaaaagaaacacttgcaGCCAGCACATCTAAGAACaggtaaataattatattattactatatgtaTGGAGTTTAAAAGTTCTTGGTGTgcttgtatgggtttcctcccacatgccaaaaacatgcagttaaggtaattggcttccccccaaattgaccttagactgtggtaaagactgTGGTAAAGTAATATTAATGTTTCATGTAGTACATTTTTGGGGGTTGGCTTAGAAACTCTTCTTCTGTTCACAGTAAAAAGGGGATTCTTTCTTGGACATCCACACCACTGACTGCAGGATGTGGACACTTATTACCAGCTGTGCAGAGCTAGATAAGGGATCTGCAGAGCAAAATGACTTTCTGTGATCATCTATTGCAAGCTCATTTGCAGAGATGGATTAGCACGCTGATATGGCACCAGTGAGGgtattattttcctttacagggtaagaaagagaaaaaaacttgaaaaaaatggtttggtTGGATGAGGAAGAGCAGAGCAAATGTTCACTTCACAGTCAATGGATAATTATGCCTTCACATATATTTCCTTTATGTACTGGTTGTTCATACTCTTGATAATATTTAGGACTTTCACAAGATAACTTAAGTGCTTGTACATTGGAAATTTTTGAATTATaatacatgctttattttttgtattgctcTATTGCACAGTTTTGTAACATTCTCAGTGCATCCCATGAGGAAGCCTATCGGCAAAACGTGTTGGGCTTGAGACGTTTCATTTACATATGGAACTTATTTAGTGGTTCTTGTATAGACGCTAGGCACCATCTCCTGTGAAGCTTTAAAAGAGAATGACCTAGCAATATTGAAAGTAACGTGCTGAAATGTAATCAGTCATTTTGTTCATCTCCCTTGAGGCTTTTgttatatttgaaataaacatCTTAAATTGCTCACAATCCCCAGCCTTTTCTGTCTTCTTGAATATTTAGCGCTCAAATATTGGGGTTGGCATCAAAACAAAGGAGAAGGATTAGGTGTTATTATATTAGGAAAATATGGCAGCCATGTAATTAGCATTTTTATGATTGGTTGGCACTGGCTGCCTTTTCCTCTCAATACAAGTTTCCTGATCCTAAACAGCACTCCCAGCGCGACAATAACACTTCTTACTGTAGACAAAGAAGACAAGGGAGAAAAAGCAGAGAGGAATGTGATGTTTATTTCTCAGGTTCATGTTTGGAGAAGGAGATTGAACGATTCGTTTATATAAATTCTGTGCCGATTCCCAAGGGGAATCACCTCAAATGACTCCGTCATGTTTGTATCTGCTGCTTTAATGCACTGAGATGCTTCTTGCTAACTGTAATCTCATTCAGTTTAGACAAAGTACACTTACCCGCCTGGCTTCTCATTAACTGAGCTATCTGTGCACAGAGGATGTGGTACATTacattccttttttgtgtttattgagaTCGCTGAGGAAATGGAAAAGGCCACAGCAGTGGGATTTAACATCCATTACCGTCCGATGCAATGAGATCACAGCTGCATGAACAGGTTCTGTGTGCTGTATGTGGGGTAGGTGGCAGACCGGCCTTTTTAAAGAACGGTGGTGAAAAAGTTATGGTTTAGATTGCTTTGCTGTTTCAGGGCCTAAGGAGCTTGCAATCATCAGGATAACTATGAAGTTGCATTATATAAAGCTTTCTAGATAAGAATGTGAGTCCATATGccaaagttaaagcagaaatatattttctgaCAATACTTTCACCCCTTATATTATCTTGGTAAAATAGTCAATCATTTCCATGGGGCGTACATACATTTCACATCATTATAAGCATACATCATGTACACCAGTGAGAAATAGTGGAGTTATGGGAGAGGAAACTGCTTTATAAAGCATGCTGGCACATACTGGCCAAGTGCTACCCGATTGGTGGTCGTGGGTAACACAGACAGGCTTTATTTAGCAGAGGTTACAAGCGATACACAGAAGGTGAATATATGTAGAAGAGGACTTACCTGGGTTCGGGGGAATATATCCTGGGGTAGCTTCATATGGAGGAGGTCCAGAATCTGGTGGGGCAAAGGGCATGCTGGGCGGATAAGCCCCTGGTGCTTGTCTGTGAtctaaatttaacaataaacattaaattaagCGATTGTGAAGTGTAATAATgaaagttaggctatgtacacacgtcagatgattctcatacgataatctcctcagggctgatattgaatgagaatccggcgtgtgtacagcgcctgtcagACGATGAGCGATCACAATAAAAGTTGGGGGGGGTTCCCGCTTCGTGGTTCTtatccccccccctccatagtGCAGAATggcatgtatgtacagcactcgttcatgcaatGTTTTAGTCTTCTGTTGTTGGAAAGTATTGTGACAGatcattattgcacgtgtttacctgGACTTAGGAGAAAAGATAAACTATAACCCCTTACCTTCCATGCTGGGGGAGCTCTGCTTGTCTTCTAACAGTGGGGCTGTAGGCCCCCCAGGGTAAGGAGGCGGCGGGTCACTGGCCATGGTGCTATGGATAgatctaaaaaagaaaaggatgacAATTACATTCACCACTTACAAAGGTAACCAGATAGGATTTTCTCCTACATAAAAGGTGATTAAGACATAGTCAGTATAAGAGAGTCTGCCTAGCCTGAACCTAgttaattcagcaaacctggaatacacctggtccaggattaaaaacgtttgccaaccaatagcaaacgatttttaacaaatgcatttcaggtttgctggatgtcaAAAAAAGTCCTTGCTGTGGTTTGCAACTCACCCCCCCCTGCAATccgataaaaatatttttgcttttttacagaTGGAATCCCAATTATTTGTTCTACATTCCGGAGATTCTGTCAGGAAATAAGCTCCAATCCCAAACATTGGTTATATATTCCGGAGAATCCTCTGTAAAGCTCAGCTCTTGGCGTTGTCCAGGAAAGTCTAGGCGATATCCCACTGATCAAAACATCAGGAGGTGATTCTGTCTGTGAACAATCATGAACACCTTGCATATGTTTTTGGTTCACAATTTCAGATTGGTTTTTGGATCAGAAAATTGGGGCACAACAATATAACTAACCGAACCTTCAtagtattctccctagaaataTTACTAGATCTGAAGAGCACCAGgcggtgcacccggctaaaaggggctggggagaacattgacaTGTATTCctctaaatgtaaacaaataagtgtgcagaaggagcagcttgcAGCCTACTggtatatgtgacacaagtatttCAGGATGCTGCAAGTTTTGTAGAAAGTGGTCGGGACCCCCTCGCAAACAAAcccacatttttccattatataataCGGACAGCCACCCTTTTAcatgatgttaaaaatgtgacGATAGGTGCACTTGTTGCACATGACAGCCCTGTTCCAATTGGTTGCTGTAACAGTAATTTTGCAGTCCTATAACCTATAGGACTATATGATCGTTATAGAGCCACCCCACCATTAGAATGACTGACACAAAAACAAAGGGTCACATGTGGtggtgtagggggggggggggggggtgtttagAAAGGAAAGCTTTGGACACGCGGAGGCCATTGTGTTTG
The Pyxicephalus adspersus chromosome 7, UCB_Pads_2.0, whole genome shotgun sequence genome window above contains:
- the CDIP1 gene encoding cell death-inducing p53-target protein 1 codes for the protein MASDPPPPYPGGPTAPLLEDKQSSPSMEDHRQAPGAYPPSMPFAPPDSGPPPYEATPGYIPPNPGFYPPPGPYGPMGYYPPTTGPYPSQFPSPGAHATTVIMPPGASTASATTTVTVLQGEIFQSSPVQTVCPHCQQPITTKITHEIGLMNFLLCCFCCFVGCDLGCCLIPCMINDLKDVTHTCPNCKAYIYTYRRMG